The following proteins are encoded in a genomic region of Acidobacteriota bacterium:
- a CDS encoding DUF309 domain-containing protein, with protein sequence MKEPADSIQPELHPVLTAERRRELFAAGVRCFNQEEYFDAHELWEEIWRSTTPEPRDLFQGLIQVAVGMYHYRRRQRPAPAARVLSRGLRRLEPLAPRSHGLDLASLLASGELWWQWLSAAASPGAAAEEPPPPRIRILDPQQML encoded by the coding sequence ATGAAAGAGCCGGCGGACAGCATCCAGCCCGAGCTACACCCGGTGCTCACCGCCGAGCGTCGCCGGGAGCTCTTCGCCGCCGGCGTGCGCTGCTTCAATCAAGAGGAATATTTTGACGCCCACGAGCTGTGGGAGGAGATCTGGCGCTCGACGACGCCGGAGCCCCGGGATCTCTTCCAAGGGCTGATCCAGGTGGCGGTGGGGATGTACCACTATCGCCGGCGTCAGCGGCCGGCGCCGGCGGCGCGGGTGCTGAGCCGCGGCCTGCGGCGTCTGGAGCCCCTGGCGCCCCGGAGCCACGGCCTGGACCTGGCGTCGCTGCTGGCCTCCGGCGAGCTCTGGTGGCAGTGGCTCTCGGCGGCGGCATCGCCGGGGGCCGCGGCGGAGGAGCCTCCACCACCGCGGATCCGGATCCTCGACCCGCAGCAGATGCTCTGA